One window of Nymphaea colorata isolate Beijing-Zhang1983 chromosome 1, ASM883128v2, whole genome shotgun sequence genomic DNA carries:
- the LOC116245773 gene encoding WUSCHEL-related homeobox 8-like, with product MASSNRHWPSMFKSKPCNSHHHQWQHDIISACQKQPYSSVGGEERSPEPKPRWNPKPEQIRILEAIFNSGMVNPPRDEIRKIRAQLQEYGQVGDANVFYWFQNRKSRSKHKQRHLSGKTHLSTPTSTSMAATPPPQMNTITATATAAATAATTTNTATVTTTTTTTTNSSSSSERTSSSAYLNAMESVNSPSTPTASVNQAGFYQPALHQFPLHDPRSFFFQNSAPFPSLSAPSSLSELSSMVQLHEQLKQDERLNVVVGSPHQNYAIAPLLQDLGGSASSSARLTVFINDLAFEVAPMPVNVREAFGEEAVLLHSSGQPVMTDEFGVTLQPLQNGAFYYLV from the exons ATGGCTTCTTCGAACAGGCACTGGCCCAGCATGTTCAAGTCTAAGCCCTGCAACTCGCATCATCACCAGTGGCAGCATGACATAATTTCGGCTTGCCAGAAGCAACCCTATTCATCAG TGGGAGGTGAAGAAAGAAGCCCAGAGCCAAAACCCAGATGGAACCCGAAGCCAGAGCAGATAAGGATACTGGAGGCCATCTTCAACTCTGGAATGGTAAATCCACCAAGGGATGAGATAAGGAAGATCAGAGCTCAGCTGCAAGAGTATGGTCAAGTAGGTGACGCCAATGTTTTCTACTGGTTCCAAAATCGCAAGTCCAGAAGCAAACACAAACAGCGCCATCTTTCAGGAAAAACTCATCTCTCAACCCCCACCAGCACTTCTATGGCTGCAACACCACCACCTCAAATGAACACCATCACTGCAACTGCTACTGCAGCCGCTACAGCGGCCACCACTACCAACACCGCCACcgtcaccaccaccaccaccaccaccaccaattCATCCTCTTCCTCTGAAAGGACGTCATCAAGTGCATACCTTAACGCCATGGAGTCTGTTAATTCTCCATCCACTCCTACTGCTTCCGTTAATCAAGCCGGATTTTACCAACCAGCACTGCACCAATTCCCTCTTCACGACCCACGATCCTTCTTTTTTCAGAACAGTGCTCcatttccctccctctctgcgCCCTCTTCTCTTTCTGAATTATCAAGCATGGTGCAACTCCATGAGCAGCTGAAACAGGACGAAAGGCTGAATGTTGTTGTAGGAAGCCCTCACCAGAATTACGCCATTGCTCCATTACTGCAAG ATTTGGGCGGTTCTGCCTCCAGCTCTGCAAGACTGACGGTGTTTATTAATGATCTTGCATTCGAAGTGGCGCCGATGCCTGTAAATGTAAGGGAAGCTTTTGGGGAGGAAGCTGTGCTGCTTCATTCCTCCGGACAGCCGGTGATGACTGATGAATTTGGTGTCACATTGCAGCCGTTGCAAAATGGCGCTTTCTACTACCTG GTATAA